The genomic window CTTCGATATGCGACCGTGATGACGATCCAGCAGTGGCAACTGCGGCATGCGACACCGCGCCGGGCTCTTGGCCGCGCGGACCGCGACGCGGTAGGCAGGAGGCGTGGAGAACCTCGTGATCGAGCGGCGCGGCCGGGCCAGCCTGCGGTCGCGGGCCGTGGCGGGCGGCGTCCGGGGCGTCGTGCGGCCCCGGCTCGCGCGCCTGGCCGCCCGCCCGCTGGACGACCGGGCGCTGCGGCGCGTCGCCGCCATCGACCGGCTCGCCGGACGGGCCGGGACGCCGCGCGGCGTGTCCTGCGAGCCCGTCCGGTTCGACGGGTTCGGCGCCGAATGGGTCCACGGACGCGGCGTCGGACGGGACCGGAGCCGCGCGATCCTCTACCTGCACGGCGGCGGCTGGGTGTGCTGCGGCCTCAACACGCACCGGCGGATGGTCGCGTGGTTCGGCGCGGCGGCGGGCGTCCCCGCGCTGTCGGTGGACTACCGGATGTTCCCGGCCGTCCCGTTCGAGCGCGAGGTCGAGGACTGCGTCGCCGCCTACCGGTGGCTGCTGGAGTCCCGCGACCCGGCCGACATCGTGATCATGGGCGACTCGGCGGGCGGCCACCTCACGTTCGCGACGGCGCTGCGCGCCCGCGCCGAGGGCTTGCCGCTCCCCGCCGCGCTCGTCGGCCTCTCCCCCGCGCTGGACCTGGACCTGACGGCCAAGCTCGCGCACGAGAACGTCCGGCTCGACCCGTCCGCGCCCGCCGAGCTGTTCCAACGGCTCGTGGACGCGTTCGCCGGGCACCTCGACACCTCAGATCCGGACATCTCGCCCGTCCGGGCCGATCTGACGGGCCTGCCGCCGACGCTGCTCACGGCGGGCTCCACCGAACTGCTGTTCAGCGACTCCGCCGAGATGGCGCGGCGGCTCGCGGACGCGGGCGTCCCGGTGACATTCGACGTCTGGGACCGGCAGATCCACGTGTTCCAGATGTTCGGCCCGCTGCTGCCCGAGTCCCGCGCCTCCATCCGCGACATCGGCCGGTTCGTGCGGCGGGCGCTCAGCGCAGCGCCGCGCTGACCATCCCGAGGACGGACCAGTCGGCGCGGCCGTCGCGGCACAGCTCCCCGTAGGTCGTGATCTCCACCCGCGTGACCTCGCCGTCCGCCGCGACGCCGTGCGGGCCCGCCGCGCGCAGCCGCGCCAGCTCGGCGTCGGTGATCTCGGCGGCGTAGACGTGCGCGCGGTGCGCCGAGAGCGTGGCCGCGACCTGCCGCGTCCCGCACGGCCGCAGCCGGTCGGCGGCCAGGACGAGCCCGGTCTCCTCGGCGACCTCCGCGAGCGCGGTCTCCGGCGGCGCGCCGGGGCCGGACCCGCCGGGCGGCTCGTGGACGAACCCGTCCGGCGCCGCGCCCGGCGCGCGGAACTCGCGGACCAGCACGATCTCGGTCGCGTCCAGGGTCGGCCCCGGCCGGTAGAGCACGACCGCCGAGACGTCCGGGCGCCCGAGCACGACCTCGCCGTCCTTGACCCGGTCCTCGGCGGCCACGCGGACCCGCACGCTCAGCGCCCAGAACGCCGCCGGACGGTCCTTCACCGGCAGCCGCCACACCAGCCGCGCCCCGAGCAGGACGTTCCCCGCCCCGCGCTGCGCCCCGTACCAGTGCCGGAACGACGGCTCCCGCCACACCAGCAGCGGCACCTCGCGCTCGCCCCCGGAGCGGACGGCGCCCGTCCCGATCCGCTCCAGCGCCGCCGCCAGCGTCCCCGGCAGGTCCTCAGCGACCGGCATGCCAGCCCGGACCGCGTGGTGCAGCAGATAGCGGTTCTTCGGGGCGTCCGGCGGGGCGCCGAACACCGCGCGCCCGCTGGCGTGCCACATCCCGAACTCGACGTTCGTCGTGAAGCCGGGCAGCGTGTCCAGGTCGCGCGGCACGTAGAAGACCACCTCGTCGGCCAGGTGCAGGCAGCGCTCCTCCCAGTCCACCTGGCCGAGGTAGTCGCCGTGCCAGCCGTCCTCCGGTTCCGGCGAGAACACGACCAGCCGGCCCGGACCGCGCCACCGCCGCCGCAGCTCGGCGACGGCCGCGGGCCGCCACGACGCGACGTCCGCCGCGCGCGGCGACGGACCCGCCAGGAACACCGCCGCCGCCCACGCGTCCGGCGGTTCCTGCGGGGCGAACACGACGCTGACCTCGGGATTCACGATCCGCCCTTCGTTTTCGCGCATGTTCGGACCGGGAGGCCGGGGGTAGGGGGCGCGCCAAGCAGAACGCACCTAAATTCACCCCGGAGGGTCACCATGAATCGAACCATGCGGGCACCGCGCACCAGGGGTGCCCTCAGCGGAATGCTTCTCACGCTGCTCGGGCTGTGGGGCGGCCTCATTCCCTTCATCGGACCGTACGCCCACTTCGGGTTCGCCCCGGACCGGGCGTGGCACTTCACGGCCGACCGCTTCTGGCTGATCGTCCTGCCGGCGGTCGCCACGATCATCGGCGGGCTGATCCTCATGTTCGCCGCGAACCGCGCCGTCGCGATGTTCGGCGGCTGGCTCGCCGCCGCGGGCGGCCTGTGGTTCGCGGTCGGCGGGGCGATCGCCGCGCTGTGGAGCGGCGGCCTCGGCACGCCCCTCGGCGGCAGCCTGGGGCATCGCATCGCCGTGGTGCTCTCGCTGACCACCGGGCTCGGCGCGCTGATCACGATGATCGCCGGACTGGCCCTCGGACGCTTCGCCGTCGTCGGCGTGCGCGAGTCGCGCCGCGCCGAGGCCGCGGGAGCGGCAGGTGTGGGCGCCGGGGCCGAGCGCGAACACGGCGCTCCGCGCCAGGGCGCCGCGCCGGAGTGGGAGCGCACCGGCGAGAACCGCGGCCGGCCGGTCCCCGCGCACGGACGCGCCGGACGCAACTCCAGCGAGCGGGCCGCCGGTGAACTGCGCGACCGGCACTGACCGGTGCGGCGGCCGGTGCCGCGACCGGCGCTGCGACCGGCGCCGGGCGCGGCTCACCGGTCGCGGGACCGGCGCATGTCGCGAATCGTCTTGCTCGTCTCATAGCCGTCGTCGTCGCGGACGTCCACGTCGTCGCGGTCGGTGAACATGCCGACGAAGGCGACGAGCAGCCCGACACCGCCGATCCACGGCGCGTGCCACACGAAACTGAGGGCGATGCAGACGGCAGCGATGGACAGCAGGATCAGGAGCTTCATGTCGCACCCACCTCGCGCACCCGGGCCGTCCCGGGCCGGGGACGGTGGACAGAGATCCGGTCCGTCCGCATCCTGACACGGCGGGACCCGTCCGGGAAGACTCCCGGACGGGTCCCGTCGCTACTTCTTGCGGGCCCGCTTCTCGCGGATCTTCATCGTCACGTCCAGCGGGGCGCCCGCGAACCCGAACTCCTCGCGCAGCCGCCGCTCGATGAACCGGCGGTAGCCCTCCTCCAGGAAACCGGTCGTGAACAGCACGAACCGCGGGGGGCGCACGCCCGCCTGCGTCGCGAACAGCACGCGCGGCTGCTTGCCGCCCCTGATCGGGTGCGGGTGGGAGTTCACGAGGTCGGCGAAGAACTGGTTCAGCTTGGACGTCGGGACGCGCTGGTCCCAGCCGGCCAGCGCCGTCTCCAGCGCCGGGACGAACTTCTCCATGTGCCGTCCGGTGCGGGCCGAGACGTTCACGCGCGGCGCCCACCGGACGTGGTGGAGCTGCCGCTCGATCTCCCGCTCCAGGTAGTGGCGGCGCTCCTCGTCCAGCAGGTCCCACTTGTTGTAGGCGATCACCAGGGCGCGGCCCGAGTCGACCACCATCGAGATGATCCGCAGGTCCTGCTCGGCCAGCGACTCCGACGCGTCGACCAGCACGACCGCGACCTCGGCGCGCTCCAGCGCCGACTGCGTCCGCAGCGTCGCGTAGAAGTCGGCGCCCTGGTTCTCGCGGTGGCGGCGGCGGATCCCGGCCGTGTCGATGAACCGCCACACCTGCCCGCCGAGGGTGATCTCCTCGTCGATCGGGTCCCGCGTGGTGCCCGCGACGGCGTCCACGACCGCGCGGGTCTCCCCCGCGAGCTGGTTCAGCAGGCTGGACTTGCCGACGTTCGGGCGGCCGACCAGCGCGATCCGGCGCGGCCCGCCCTCCTCGGCGAACGTCTCCGGCGGCGCCTCCGCGGGCAGCGCCTCCAGCACCGCGTCCAGCAGGTCGCCGCTGCCGCGTCCGTGCAGCGCGCTGACCGGGTGCGGCTCGCCGATCCCGAGGTTCCACAGCAGCGCCGCGTCGGCCTCGGCGGAGACCCCGTCGACCTTGTTGGCGACCAGCACGACGGGCTTGCCGGAGCGGCGCAGGATCTCCACGACGGCCTCGTCGACGTCGGTCGCGCCGACGGTGGCGTCCACCACGAACATGACGACGTCGGCGAGGTCCACCGCGAGCCGCGCCTGCTCGGCGATCGACGCGGCCAAGCCGCGCGCGTCCGGCAGCCAGCCGCCGGTGTCCACCACGGTGAACCGGCGCCCGCTCCACGTCGCGTCGTAGGCGACGCGGTCGCGGGTGACGCCGGGCACGTCCTCAACGACGGCCTCGCGGCGGCCGAGGATGCGGTTCACCAGCGTGGACTTCCCGACGTTCGGGCGGCCCACCACCGCGACCACCGGCGCGGGCGGCGCGTCGGGCGGCGGCGCGTCGAGGTCGACGCCGATGTGGAAGTCGTGTTCGCTCACTAGAAGTCCCCTACGGTCCGGCGCGGCGGCCGGCCCGCTCATGTCTGCTCTTTGGCGAGGCGGACGACCGCCTCGATGACCTCGGCGAGGCCCAGTTCGGTCGAGTCGATCTCGGTCGCGTCCGCGGCCCTGGTCAGCGGGGACGTCGTGCGCGTCGAGTCGAGCCGGTCGCGGCGGGCCTGCTCGTCCAGCGTGACCGTCACCGACGCGGCCGGGTCGGCGGCCAGGTCCTTCGCGCGCCGCTGGGCGCGCACCTGCTCGCTGGCGGTCAGGTACACCTTGACGGGCGCGTCCGGGACGACGACCGTGCCGATGTCGCGGCCCTCCACGACGATGCCGCCGGTTCCGATGATCTCACGCTGCAGGACCACCAGCCGCGCCCGGACCGCCGGAACCGCGCTGACCGCGCTGACGGCGTTGGTGACCTCGCGGGTGCGGATGGGCTCGGAGACGTCCGTGCCGTCCACCGTGATCGTCGGCGCGGACGGGTCGGTGCCGACCTCCAGGACGGGGTCGGCCGCGCGTGCCGCGACGGCCTCCGGGTCGTCCACGGGGACGTCGTTCTGCACCATCCACCAGGTCATGGCCCGGTACATCGCGCCCGTGTCGAGGTAGCGCAGGCCGAGCGCGCGGGCGACGCCCTTGGACGCGCTGGACTTGCCGGACCCCGAAGGACCGTCCATGGCGATGACGAGCGACACGATCGCTCCCTCTCTGCGTTCGGGTGAAGGCCCGCGACGGCGGGCGGACGAGGCCGCGCCGGACGCCCCGGATCGCGGGCGGCCCCGGCCGTTCAGCGTACCGGTACGCACGCACCGCGACGGCCCGGTTCGGGCCGGTGCGCGGCGGTTCAGCCGGGGACGGACCAGCCCCGCGCGCGCAGTTCGGCGGCCAGCGTCTCGGCCGCCTCGGGCTGCACGGCGATCTCCAGCACGCCGAGCGGACGGCCCGGCGAGTGCTCGATCGTCACGTCCTCGATGTTGACGCCCGCGATCCCGGCCGCCTGGAAGATCATCGCCAGCTCGCCGGGACGGTCGGGGATGACGACCGTGACGGTCGCGAACGCCTGGCCCGGCCCGCCGTGCTTGCCGGGGATCCGGGACCGTCCGGCGTTGCCGCGCAGCAGCAGGTCCGCGACGTGGCCCGCCGCGCCCTCGCTGCCGTCGCGCAGCAGCGACGCGGCCACCGCGAGGTCGGTCGCGACGGACTCCAGCACGTCCGCGACCGGGGCCGCGTTCGCGCTGAGGATGCCGATCCACAGGCGCGGGTCGCTGGCGGCGATGCGGGTGACGTCCCGGACGCCCTGCCCGGCGAGGCCGAGCGCGGTGTCGTCGGCGCCGGTCAGCCGCGCCGCGACCGCCGCCGACACGACGTGCGGGGCGTGCGACACGAGGGCGACGGCGCGGTCGTGCTCGTCGGCCTCGACCACGACGGGTTCGGCGCCGCACGTCCGCGCCAGCGCCTCGACCGCCGCCACGGCGTCGGGGGCGGTCTGCGGAGTCGGGCACAGCGCCCACGGACGGCCGAGGAAGAGGTCGTCGCGGGCGGCGGCGGGACCGGAGCGCTCGCGTCCGGCCAGCGGATGCCCGGCGACGAACGACGCCGGGTCGCAGCCCAGCTCGGCGGCCTGCCGCAGCGGCAGCGCCTTGACGCTCGCGACGTCGGTGTAGACGCGGGCGAGGCCGCGCTTCTGCGCGTCCAGGAGGGTGACGGCGACGGCGGCGGGCGGCACCGCGAGCACCGCGACGTCGGCGGGACCGCCGGGCGGCGGGCCGTCGCCGCCGGGCAGCTCGGTGCCGGCGCCGAGCCCGACGGCCAGCTCCAGCGCCGCGCGGTCCCGGTCGGCGAGCAGCACCTCGGCGCCCCGCGCCCGCAGCACGAGCGCGATCGACGTGCCGATCAGCCCGGTGCCGACCACCACGACGCGCCGGGGGGCTCCCTCGTCTGCCATCCCGCCACCCTAGCGCGTGCCCGCGCTCGCTCCGGCCCGCCCGCTACTGGGCGATGTCGAGGCGCAGGGCCGTCGCTCCGCGCAGGTAGACGTGCTGGATGTCCGAGCGCGGACGGTCGGCGCTGACGTGCGCCATCAGCCGGATCACGCGGGGCAGCGCGTGCGGCACCGCGATCTCCGCCGCGCACAGCAGCGGGACGTCGTGGAACCCGAGCTTGCGCGCCGCGAGCGCCGGGAACTCGGCCGTCAGGTCCGGAGTGGCGGTGAACAGCACGCTGATCACGTCGTCGGTGGTCAGCGCGTTGCGCTCCATGACGGCGGTGACCAGCTCCGCCGTCGCCGACAGGATCTCGTCACGGTCGTCGGCGTCCACCTGGATCGCCCCGCGCACCGCGTGTACCGCCACTCTCGTCCTCCTCTTCGCCGCGCCGCCCGGCGCTCCTACAGCCCCACGGCCTTGTACAGCTCGCCGACCTCACGGACGGTCAGCGTCCGCATCCCGCCCGGCTTGAGCTGGCCGAGCTTCACCGGCCCGAACTGTACGCGGGCGAGCTGCTGGACGGGGAAGCCGACCTCCTTCAGCAGCCGCCGCACGATGTGCTTGCGCCCCTCGTGCAGGGTGATCTCCACCAGCACCCGGCGGCCGACCTGGTCGAAGATCCGGAACCCGTCGGCCTGGGCGAACCCGTCGTCCAGCTCGACGCCCCTGCGCAGCCTGCGGCCGAGGTCGCGCGGGATCGGCCCGTGGATCTCGGCGAGGTAGGTCTTGTCGACGCCGAATGACGGGTGCATCAGCCGGTGCGACAGCTCGCCGTCGTTGGTGAGCAGGATCAGGCCCTCGGTGTCGGTGTCGAGCCGTCCGACGTGGAACAGGCGCTCGGGGACCTCCACGTAGTCGGCGAGGGACTTGCGGCCCCGCTCGTCCGCCATCGTGCTCACCACGCCGCGCGGCTTGTTGATCATGTAGTACCGCATCTCGGCGCGCGTCTCGACCCGGCGGCCGTCCACATGGATCACCGCGCGCCGGGGGTCGACGCGCTCGCCGAACCGGAAGACCTTCTTGCCGTCGACCGTCACCCGGCCCTCGCCGATCAGCTCCTCGCAGTGCCGGCGGCTGCCGATCCCGGCGTCCGCCAGCACCTTCTGCAGCCGCACCTCCTGGACGTCCTCGTCGGCGCGGCCCTGGTTATCGCTCACGTGTCCTCAATTATCTCGTCCGGAAGGTCATCGGGAAGGTAGGGGGCGAGGTCGGGCAGCTCGTCCAGATCGCGCAGGCCCAGCCGCTCCAGAAAGTACCCGGTCGTCCGGTACAGGTGCGCCTGGCTCTCGGGGTCCTGCCCGACGTCCTCGATGAGGCCGCGCAGGGTCAGGGTGCGCATGACGCCGTCGCTGTTGACGCCCCGGATGGACGACACCCGCGCCCGGCTCACCGGCTGCCGGTAGGCCACGACCGCCAGCGTCTCCAGCGCCGCCTGCGTCAGCCGCGCCTGCTGCCCGTCGGTGACGAACCGCTCGACCACGGGCGCGCAGGCGTCCCGCGTGTAGAACCGCCAGCCGCCCGCGATCTCCCTCAAATCGAACCCCCGCCCGTCGGCGGTGTATTCCGCCGCCAGCTCGCGGAGCGTCGCGGTGATCTCGTGGACGGGCCGTTCCAGCAGGTGGGCGAGGTTCACGACCGGGACGGGCTCGTCCACGACGAGCAGGATCGCCTCGACCGACGCCCGCAGGCCCGGCCCCTCGGTCACGGATTCGGTCACGGTGTCGGTCATCCGCCGTCCTCCCCGGCCCCGGCCCCGTCCTCGCCGGGCGGCGGGCGGGTGCCCTCGTAGTCGTCGCCGACCTCGACGTCGCCGTCGTCGGCCCCGGTCCAGGTGACGTGGAGCGCGCCGAGCGGTTCGGCCTGCTCGAACGTCACGGCCGCCTCGCGGTACAGCTCCAGCAGCGCCAGGAACCGCGCGACGACCTCGAACGTGCCCTCGCAGTCCTCGGTGAGCACCGCGAAGGTCGTGCTCCGCAGCCGCCGCAGCAGCGCCACGACGATGGCGGCCTGCTCCTTGACGCTCGCCTTCGGCTGGTACATGTGCTCGACCGACACCGCGGGCGGCGCCTTCGGCGCGAGCGCCTTGGCGGCCAGCCGCGCGAACTGGTCCGGGCCGAGGCCGAGCAGCACCTCGGGCAGCAGGTTCGCGAACTTCGGCTCGATCGGGACCGTGCGCGGGAAGCGGCGGGCGGCGTCGGCCATCCGCGCCGCCAGATACCCGGCGACCTCCTTGTACGCCCGGTACTGGAGCAGCCGGGCGAACAGCAGGTCGCGGGCGGACAGCAGGGCGAGGTCGTCCTCGTCGTCCACCTCGCCGGACGGCAGCAGCCGCGCGGCCTTCAGGTCGAGCAGGGTCGCGGCGACGAGCAGGAAGTGGCTGGCCTGGTCGAGGTCCCAGTCCTTGCCGTGGGCGCGGATGTGGGCGATGAAGTCGTCGGTGACCTTGTGCAGGGAGACTTCGGTGATGTCCAGCTTGTGCTTGGCGATCAGGCCGAGCAGCAGGTCGAACGGCCCCTCGAAGTTGTCGAGGTGGACGCGGAACTTCCCGGCGCCCTCGGCGTCCTCCCCGGCGACGGCCGCCGTCGCTTCCCCGATGCTCACCGGTCCCATGTTCCCACGGCGCGGAACCGTCCGCGCCGACGCGCGCTCACTCGGCGGCGGACCACCGGTCGAGCACCTCGCGCGCCAGGCTGCGGTAGGCGTTGGCGCCCATCGAGTTGGGGTCGAAGAACGTGATCGGCTCGCCCGCGACGGTCGCGTCGGGGAACCGGACCGTCCGGTTGATGACGGTGTGGAACACCTTGTCGCCGAACGCCTCCACGATCCGGCTCAGCACCTCGCGGGTGTGGAGCGTCCGCGAGTCGTACATCGTGCCGAGGACGCCGTCGATGACCAGGCCGGGGTTGATGCGCCCCTGCACCTTGTCGATCGTCTCCATCAGCAGCGCGACACCGCGCATCGCGAAGTACTCGCACTCCAGCGGGATCAGCACGCCCTCGCTGGCGGCCAGCGCGTTCACCGTGAGCAGGCCGAGGGACGGCTGGCAGTCGATGAGGATGTAGTCGTAGTGCGGGACGGCCGACTTCAGCGCCCCCGCGAGGATGTACTCGCGCCCGACCTCGTGGACGAGCTGGACCTCGGCGCCCGACAGGTCGATGTTGCTCGGCAGCAGGTCCATGCCCTCGACGCCGGTCTCGATGACGACGTCGTCCCACTCGGTGTCGTGTTCGAGCAGCATGTTGTGGACCGTGACGTCGAGCTGACGCGGGTCGCCCTTGCCGAGCCCGACCGACAGCGCGCCCTGCGGGTCGAAGTCCACAAGCAGGATGCGCCGGCCGTACTCGGCGAGCGCCGCACCGAGGTTGATCGTGGTGGTGGTCTTGCCGACCCCGCCCTTCTGGTTGCAGATCGCGACGATCCGCGCGGGCCCGTGCTCGGCGAGCGGCTCCGGTTCCGGGAAGACGGGAACAGGGCGCTGCGTCGGACCGAAACTGCGCTGCGGATCGGTCTCGATGGTCGCCGAGGAGAGAACACCCCCCGGAGCCTGCGAGTTCTTCACCAGTTCCCCTCCCGGCGGCCGGTTCTGCCATCCAGAACCGGGACTCTAGGCGCTGTCAAGGCCGGGCTCAAGCCGACGCGCGACGTTAGGCGCGATTTGTCACCGGACCCGGCGGGTGCGCGCCCGCGGATGCGACGTCGCGTACACCTCGCGCAGCAAACGCACGGTGACCAGCGTGTAGACCTGCGTCGTCGTGACGGAGGCGTGCCCCAGCAGCTCCTGGACGACCCGGACGTCCGCGCCGCCGTCGAGCAGATGCGTCGCGAACGAGTGCCGGAGTGTGTGCGGGGACACGTCGCTGAGCCCGGCGCGCTCGGCGGCGGCGCGCAGCACCATCCACGCGCCCTGCCGCGACAGCCGTCCGCCGCGCGCGTTGAGGAACAAGGCCGGGCCGCCGCGTCCGGCCCGCGCCAGCTCGGGCCGCGCCCGCACCAGGTACGCGTCGACGGCGCGCCGCGCGTAGTCGCCGACCGGGACGACGCGGGTCTTGCCGCCCTTGCCGCGGATCCGGGCGAAGCCCTCGGCGAGGTCGAGGTCGTCGACGTCCAGGCCGACGGCCTCGGAGATCCGCACGCCCGACCCGTACAGCAGCTCCAGCAGCGCCCGGTCGCGCAGGCCGCGCGCGGCGTCCCCGGCGTCGCCGGCCGGTCCCTGCGCGGCGCCGAGGAGGCGTTCGACGTCGTCCAGCGAGATCGCCTTGGGCAGCCGCCGGGGCGGGGCGGGCGGGCGGACGTCGCGGGCCGGGTCGCCGTCGGCCAGCCCCTCGCGCAGCGCGAACCGGTGCAGGCCGCGCACCGCGACGACCGCGCGCGCCGCCGAGCCCGCCGCGAGCGGCGGATGGTCGGCGTCGCCCTCGCGCAGCCCGGCGAGGAACGCGCGGACGTCGTCCTCGGTGGCCTCGCCGATCGCCGCGCGGCCCCGCGCCGCCAGCGCCTCGGTGTAGCGGCGCAGGTCGCGGCGGTAGGAGCTGAGCGTGTTGGCGGCCAGGCCCCGTTCGACGGCCAGGTGCCCGAGGTAGCCGCGCACGGCGGTCTCCAGCGCGCCGGCGGACGGCGCGGGTTCCGTCGCGGGGGAGGACAGCGCGGCACCTCCTCGCAGGGGGCAGGGGCGGGTCAGCCCATCATGCCCCCTCCGGCCCGCCGCGACGGCGTTCCCGCGCCGGGCGCGTCACTCCTCGGGCGCGTCCGCCGGGCGCAGCGCCCCGGCCGCGCCGCCCCGGAAGGCGTGCGCGGCGAGGATCCCCTGGACGGCGAGCGCGTTGTGGATCTCCCCGGCGAGGACCTTGCGGACGGCGTCGGCCAGCGGCACCCACACCACCGGCATGTCGGCCTCCTCGTGGACCCGCTCGAAGTCGATCTCGTCGGCGGGCACCTCGGCGAGGTCACGGGCGAGGAACACCCGGGACCGCTCGTCGGACATGCCCGGCGACGGGTAGACGTCGACCAGCGTGTCCCAGCGCCCGGCCCGGTAGCCGCTCTCCTCCAGCAGCTCGCGGGCGGCGAGGTCGCGCAGGGGCTCGCCCGGCACGTCCCGCAGCCCGGCCGGGATCTCCCACAGCCGCGCGCCGACCGCGTGCCGGTACTGCCGCAGCAGCAGGACGCGGTCGGCGGCGTCGAGGGCGAGGACGGCGACCGACCCCTGGTGCTCCACGACGTCCCGGCCGACGGCCTCGGTGCCGCCGCCGGACGCGGGCATGACGACCCTGTCCCGCCGGATCGCGAAGATCGGCCCCTCGAACGCCCGCACCGACTCGGTGACCCGCCAGCGCTCGGGCTCGTCCCGGACGTCCCCGGGACCGGGCACGGCCGTCACGAGCGCTCCGCCGCGTAGTCCAGCGCCGCCGCGACGAGCCCGACGAACAGCGGGTGCGGACGGGTCGGACGCGACCGGAACTCCGGGTGCGCCTGCGTCCCGACGAAGAACGGGTGCTCGGCGCGCGGCAGCTCCACGTACTCCACGAGGCGGCCGTCGGGCGACAGGCCGCTGAACCGCAGCCCCGCGTCCTCCAGCTTGCCCCGGTAGGCGTTGTTGACCTCGTAGCGGTGCCGGTGCCGCTCCGCCGCCTTGGCCTCGCCGTACAGCTCCCGGACGATCGTGCCCTCGCCGAGGTCGGCCGGGTACAGCCCGAGCCGCATCGTGCCGCCCATGTCGCGCTCGCCGGCGACGACGTCGAGCTGGTCGGCCATCGTGGCGATGACGGGGTGCGCGGCGGCCGGGTCGAACTCGGCGCTGCCCGCGCCCGCCAGCCCCGCCAGCGACCGCGCCGCCTCGATGACCATGCACTGGAGCCCGAGGCAGATGCCGAGCAGCGGCAGCCGGTGCTCGCGCGCGTAGGTGATCGCGCCGACCTTGCCCTCGATGCCGCGCACCCCGAACCCGCCGGGGATCAGGACGCCGTCGGCGCCGGCCAGCTCGCGCTCGGCGCCCTCGGGGGTCTCGCAGTCGTCGGACTTCACCCAGCGGATCGTGACCCGCGCGTCGTTGCCGAACCCGCCGTGCCGCAGCGCCTCGGTCACCGACAGGTACGCGTCGGGCAGGTCGATGTACTTGCCGACCAGCGCGATCGTCACCTCGCGGGCGGGCCGGTGGACGCGCCGCAGCAGCTCGTCCCAGGCGCCCCAGTCCACGTCGCGGAACGGCAGGCCGAGGCGGCGGACGACGTAGGCGTCCAGGCCCTCGGCGTGCAGGACCTTCGGGATGTCGTAGATGCTGGCCGCGTCCACGGCCGAGACGACGGCCTCGCGGTCCACGTCGCACATCATGCTGATCTTGTGCTTGAGGCCGTCGGTGATCGGCCGGTCCGAGCGGCAGACGATCGCGTCGGGCTGGATGCCGATGGAGCGCAGCGCGGCGACCGAGTGCTGCGTCGGCTTGGTCTTCAGCTCCCCGGACGGGCCGATGTAGGGCAGCAGCGAGACGTGCAGGAAGAAGCAGTTCTCCCGGCCGATCTCGTGCCGGATCTGGCGGACCGACTCCAGGAACGGCTGGGACTCGATGTCGCCGACCGTCCCGCCCACCTCGGTGATCACGACGTCGACCGCCGTGTCGGCCATGCCGCGGATGCGGTCCTTGATCTCGTTGGTGATGTGCGGGATCACCTGCACGGTGTCGCCCAGGTACTCCCCGCGCCGCTCCTTGGCGATGACGTTGGAGTACACCTGGCCCGTCGTCACGTTCGCCGAGCCGTGCAGCTCGGTGTCGAGGAACCGCTCGTAGTGGCCGATGTCCAGGTCGGTCTCGGCGCCGTCGTCGGTGACGAACACCTCACCGTGCTGGAACGGGTTCATCGTGCCCGGATCGACGTTGAGGTAGGGGTC from Actinomadura rubteroloni includes these protein-coding regions:
- a CDS encoding nucleoside 2-deoxyribosyltransferase domain-containing protein; the protein is MRENEGRIVNPEVSVVFAPQEPPDAWAAAVFLAGPSPRAADVASWRPAAVAELRRRWRGPGRLVVFSPEPEDGWHGDYLGQVDWEERCLHLADEVVFYVPRDLDTLPGFTTNVEFGMWHASGRAVFGAPPDAPKNRYLLHHAVRAGMPVAEDLPGTLAAALERIGTGAVRSGGEREVPLLVWREPSFRHWYGAQRGAGNVLLGARLVWRLPVKDRPAAFWALSVRVRVAAEDRVKDGEVVLGRPDVSAVVLYRPGPTLDATEIVLVREFRAPGAAPDGFVHEPPGGSGPGAPPETALAEVAEETGLVLAADRLRPCGTRQVAATLSAHRAHVYAAEITDAELARLRAAGPHGVAADGEVTRVEITTYGELCRDGRADWSVLGMVSAALR
- a CDS encoding prephenate dehydrogenase, whose protein sequence is MADEGAPRRVVVVGTGLIGTSIALVLRARGAEVLLADRDRAALELAVGLGAGTELPGGDGPPPGGPADVAVLAVPPAAVAVTLLDAQKRGLARVYTDVASVKALPLRQAAELGCDPASFVAGHPLAGRERSGPAAARDDLFLGRPWALCPTPQTAPDAVAAVEALARTCGAEPVVVEADEHDRAVALVSHAPHVVSAAVAARLTGADDTALGLAGQGVRDVTRIAASDPRLWIGILSANAAPVADVLESVATDLAVAASLLRDGSEGAAGHVADLLLRGNAGRSRIPGKHGGPGQAFATVTVVIPDRPGELAMIFQAAGIAGVNIEDVTIEHSPGRPLGVLEIAVQPEAAETLAAELRARGWSVPG
- the aroH gene encoding chorismate mutase — its product is MAVHAVRGAIQVDADDRDEILSATAELVTAVMERNALTTDDVISVLFTATPDLTAEFPALAARKLGFHDVPLLCAAEIAVPHALPRVIRLMAHVSADRPRSDIQHVYLRGATALRLDIAQ
- a CDS encoding alpha/beta hydrolase, which encodes MENLVIERRGRASLRSRAVAGGVRGVVRPRLARLAARPLDDRALRRVAAIDRLAGRAGTPRGVSCEPVRFDGFGAEWVHGRGVGRDRSRAILYLHGGGWVCCGLNTHRRMVAWFGAAAGVPALSVDYRMFPAVPFEREVEDCVAAYRWLLESRDPADIVIMGDSAGGHLTFATALRARAEGLPLPAALVGLSPALDLDLTAKLAHENVRLDPSAPAELFQRLVDAFAGHLDTSDPDISPVRADLTGLPPTLLTAGSTELLFSDSAEMARRLADAGVPVTFDVWDRQIHVFQMFGPLLPESRASIRDIGRFVRRALSAAPR
- the cmk gene encoding (d)CMP kinase codes for the protein MSLVIAMDGPSGSGKSSASKGVARALGLRYLDTGAMYRAMTWWMVQNDVPVDDPEAVAARAADPVLEVGTDPSAPTITVDGTDVSEPIRTREVTNAVSAVSAVPAVRARLVVLQREIIGTGGIVVEGRDIGTVVVPDAPVKVYLTASEQVRAQRRAKDLAADPAASVTVTLDEQARRDRLDSTRTTSPLTRAADATEIDSTELGLAEVIEAVVRLAKEQT
- the der gene encoding ribosome biogenesis GTPase Der → MSEHDFHIGVDLDAPPPDAPPAPVVAVVGRPNVGKSTLVNRILGRREAVVEDVPGVTRDRVAYDATWSGRRFTVVDTGGWLPDARGLAASIAEQARLAVDLADVVMFVVDATVGATDVDEAVVEILRRSGKPVVLVANKVDGVSAEADAALLWNLGIGEPHPVSALHGRGSGDLLDAVLEALPAEAPPETFAEEGGPRRIALVGRPNVGKSSLLNQLAGETRAVVDAVAGTTRDPIDEEITLGGQVWRFIDTAGIRRRHRENQGADFYATLRTQSALERAEVAVVLVDASESLAEQDLRIISMVVDSGRALVIAYNKWDLLDEERRHYLEREIERQLHHVRWAPRVNVSARTGRHMEKFVPALETALAGWDQRVPTSKLNQFFADLVNSHPHPIRGGKQPRVLFATQAGVRPPRFVLFTTGFLEEGYRRFIERRLREEFGFAGAPLDVTMKIREKRARKK
- a CDS encoding pseudouridine synthase, translated to MSDNQGRADEDVQEVRLQKVLADAGIGSRRHCEELIGEGRVTVDGKKVFRFGERVDPRRAVIHVDGRRVETRAEMRYYMINKPRGVVSTMADERGRKSLADYVEVPERLFHVGRLDTDTEGLILLTNDGELSHRLMHPSFGVDKTYLAEIHGPIPRDLGRRLRRGVELDDGFAQADGFRIFDQVGRRVLVEITLHEGRKHIVRRLLKEVGFPVQQLARVQFGPVKLGQLKPGGMRTLTVREVGELYKAVGL